A single window of Cryptococcus neoformans var. neoformans JEC21 chromosome 3 sequence DNA harbors:
- a CDS encoding transcription initiation factor TFIIE alpha subunit, putative has translation MSNPQLSSDEIQKLCSDLVYQVAYSFYDVPYIIILKMLVQYNVMTEIDLGQRVGLSPNEVRKYMGTLHLHRLVKRHVNREKQILPEWKKSQLSTQAMRQSYSSNKPPIGDSRTRDVHYWYLDYREFANVTKYRLAMMRKGIDERIKSEVGQRGYQCPQDGRVYDTLDVGHLFDPTTSTFRCEDCQAELIEHDPTIDQENNSSLQDMMQRFNIATAPIRDALKAVEVLTLPSTNVIAWIAQNVKTGVVSVNGQEGGEDSKKFEVVIGGEDDEAKEKLAQAQREQNALPEWYTHSTVTGDATTLGINDINQRAKVAERAKHVGDHETEVGDQALAAHYELLDEEDDVEEVGVDINEGVQLDTVERRDEAEVEEVPAGESLGKTVFVNGQMKKIEDVTEDDQELMTSEEYEAYAQAMYG, from the exons ATGTCAAATCCTCAACTCTCCTCAGACGAAATACAGAAACTTTGCTCTGATCTCGTATATCAAGTTGCATACTCCTTCTACGATGTGCCCTACATCATTATCCTCAAAATGCTCGTTCAGTATAACGT AATGACAGAAATCGATTTGGGTCAAAGGGTAGGGCTCTCTCCAAATGAGGTCAGGAAATACATGGGTactcttcaccttcatcgGCTCGTAAAACGGCATGTCAACCGCGAAAAGCAAATTCTTCCCGAGTGGAAAAAATCTCAGCTCTCCACCCAAGCTATGCGTCAAAGTTATTCTTCTAACAAGCCTCCAATTGGTGATAGCCGTACCCGCGATGTCCATTACTGGTACCTTGACTACCGTGAATTCGCCAATGTCACAAAATATCGACTTGCAATGATGCGTAAAGGGATTGACGAGCGGATAAAGAGCGAAGTGGGCCAGAGGGGATACCAATGCCCCCAGGATGGGAGGGTGTATGACACGCTCGATGTGGGACATCTCTTTGatccaacaacaagcacATTCAGGTGTGAAGACTGCCAGGCGGAATTAATTGAACACGATCCCACAATAGACCAGGAGAACAATTCGTCACTCCAAGATATGATGCAACGATTCAACATCGCCACCGCACCCATAAGGGATGCGCTCAAGGCTGTTGAAGTGCTTACTCTCCCCAGCACCAACGTCATCGCATGGATCGCACAGAATGTCAAGACCGGCGTGGTCAGTGTGAATGGACAAGAGGGCGGAGAAGATAGCAAAAAGTTCGAAGTTGTCATTGGGGGGGAAGACGACGAGGCCAAAGAAAAACTCGCACAAGCGCAGAGAGAACAGAATGCTCTGCCGGAATGGTATACTCATTCTACTGTCACGGGCGATGCCACAACACTTGGGATCAACGATATAAACCAAAGAGCGAAAGTCGCCGAGAGAGCCAAACATGTCGGCGACCACGAAACGGAGGTTGGGGATCAGGCCCTTGCTGCCCACTATGAGCTtttggacgaagaggatgacgtTGAGGAAGTTGGAGTTGATATAAATGAAGGGGTTCAGCTGGATACTGttgagaggagagatgaagcggaagtggaagaggtgcCCGCGGGAGAAAGTTTAGGAAAGACGGTCTTTG TTAATGGtcaaatgaagaagatagaGGACGTCACGGAAGACGATCAGGAGCTGATGACTTCTGAAGAATACGAG GCATACGCGCAAGCTATGTATGGctga